The sequence below is a genomic window from Sporichthya brevicatena.
CTGGCTAGGCACTTCCGCGTTTAACGCGCCGAACTCAACCGCTCACACGCGAAATGTCGAGGTTAGGAGGACGGTGCACCATGTTGTCCGTGGCCTCTGGCGCTCACTGTGGTTTCAATCGAAACCTCTATAGCCCCTGCGGTCGCGGTGACCCCCTGCAGTTCATGCCACGTTTCATGCCACGCCGGGTTCGGCTTGGTGAACTCTTCCACCCGGGTCAAGCGCGACCTCGGACGTCGTGATCTGGGGTTGACCCGCCGTGACGGACATCCAACCTGTGGGGCTTCGGCCTCGAGAGGATGCCCATCATGGAGACCATGGCGAAGAAGAAGCCGCGGCCTCGTCGTTCGTTCACTCCGGAGTTCAAGGCCGACATCGTGGCGCGGTGCCAGGTCGGTGACCGTTCGATCGGTCAGGTCGCGAAGGATTTCGACCTGACCGAGACCGCGGTGCGGGAGTGGGTGCGACAGGCCGAGCTGGACGAGGGGACCCGCAGCGACGGGTTGAGCAGCGACGAGC
It includes:
- a CDS encoding transposase codes for the protein METMAKKKPRPRRSFTPEFKADIVARCQVGDRSIGQVAKDFDLTETAVREWVRQAELDEGTRSDGLSSDERSELAALRRENRQLREDVEILKRATAFFAKGTR